In Labrus mixtus chromosome 3, fLabMix1.1, whole genome shotgun sequence, a single window of DNA contains:
- the LOC132955644 gene encoding protein-glutamine gamma-glutamyltransferase K-like yields MPVETRSIRDRSAVGRFPSVTLDFRDDADEELEKEEPIEEYDEKKENGCRRWLRKICPCCCPKRADDDGTETEDTVFDTDDEPKSGTEVQELNKLLLNVQSIDLMKSKSSVNRKEHHTDLYQSENFIIRRGQTFQMWITLSRPFDPNTNKLHLDLKTGSLPSVAKGTHVIVPLVEDLEDGCWEAAIVKQEHNKIELSVNSPSTAVISQYQLTVETHCPSGRAVSEHNPDNDIYMLFNPWCEDDSVFMDSEDERQEYVLNDIGRLYYGTEHQIGVRTWNYGQFNDGILAACLFIMEQSGTPPSGWRDPINVVRVISAMVNARDDQGVLEGNWSGDYSKGTSPTVWSGSVEILNEYHKSKGTAVKYGQCWIFAGVVTTVLRCLGIPSRSVTNYSSAHDTDVSLTTDIYLDENLDPLEHLNTDSIWNFHVWNDCWMARPDLPVGNGGWQAIDSTPQETSEGTYRCGPASLAAVRYGQVFLKHDAPFVFAEVNSDKIYWQRNTDGTFSMIYSEKKAVGHFISTKAVGSDERMDITHLYKHPEGSEEERIAVETACSYGSKAAAYSSPTAQDVSVEVTMDGEGPRMGQDAELTIIMRNSSSEERKVMLHSQVAVMYYTGVHKATVRRDKTDVDLLPNEKKILEWTLDYKDYKDQLIDQAALMLTLSGRVQETQQVLATQFSFRLRTPDLTVKLLGKAVIGEKMAAEISFTNPLPQVLKNVFFHMEGLGLLTARKIHYGDIASRASIILTEHFVPSLPETRKLLASLDCKQLTQVHGVSDITVEEKS; encoded by the exons ATGCCTGTAGAGACACGATCAATCAGAGACAGGTCTGCCGTGGGTCGCTTTCCGTCCGTCACTCTCGACTTTAGGGATGACGCAGACGAAGAGTTAGAAAAAGAAGAGCCAATAGAAGAATacgatgaaaaaaaagaaaatgggtgTCGGCGCTGGCTGCGTAAAATCTGCCCGTGCTGCTGTCCAAAAAGGGCTGACGATGATGGTACAGAAACCGAGGATACAGTCTTTGACACGGATGATGAGCCGAAGTCTGGGACTGAAGTACAGGAGCTTAACA aactcCTCCTGAACGTGCAATCGATCGACCTGATGAAAAGTAAATCGAGTGTGAACCGGAAGGAGCACCACACAGACCTGTACCAGAGTGAAAACTTTATTATTCGCAGAGGACAGACGTTCCAGATGTGGATCACCCTTTCTCGACCCTTTGAccccaacacaaacaaacttcaCCTCGACCTAAAAACAG GCTCTCTGCCATCCGTGGCGAAGGGAACCCACGTCATTGTCCCGCTGGTGGAGGACCTGGAGGACGGCTGCTGGGAGGCTGCGATTGTGAAACAAGAACACAACAAGATTGAACTGTCAGTGAATTCTCCGTCCACCGCTGTCATCAGCCAATATCAACTCACCGTGGAGACGCACTGTCCCAGTGGTCGTGCGGTCTCCGAGCACAACCCCGATAACGACATCTACATGCTGTTCAACCCCTGGTGTGAAG ATGACTCAGTGTTCATGGACTCTGAGGACGAGCGGCAGGAATACGTCCTGAACGACATTGGACGGCTGTACTACGGCACGGAGCATCAGATCGGAGTGAGGACGTGGAACTATGGACAG TTTAATGATGGGATTCTTGCTGCGTGTCTTTTCATCATGGAACAAAGTGGAACTCCTCCGTCTGGCTGGAGAGACCCGATTAACGTGGTGCGAGTCATCTCAGCCATG gtGAACGCCCGTGATGACCAAGGTGTCCTGGAGGGAAACTGGTCTGGTGATTATTCAAAGGGAACCAGTCCAACAGTGTGGAGTGGGAGCGTGGAAATCCTGAATGAATACCATAAAAGCAAGGGAACAGCCGTTAAGTACGGACAGTGCTGGATCTTTGCTGGTGTTGTCACTACAG ttTTACGCTGTTTGGGCATCCCTAGTCGAAGTGTGACCAACTACAGCTCAGCTCACGACACAGACGTCTCCCTGACAACAGATATTTATCTGGACGAGAACCTGGACCCGTTAGAACACTTAAACACTGACTCCATCTG GAACTTCCATGTTTGGAACGACTGCTGGATGGCTCGTCCAGACTTACCTGTAGGAAACGGAGGCTGGCAGGCTATAGACTCCACGCCTCAGGAGACCAGCGAGGGAACCTACCGCTGTGGACCGGCGTCGCTCGCGGCCGTCCGTTATGGGCAAGTGTTCCTCAAACACGACGCTCCATTTGTGTTCGCTGAG GTGAACAGTGATAAAATCTACTGGCAGAGGAACACAGACGGGACCTTCTCTATGATCTACAGCGAGAAGAAGGCGGTCGGCCACTTCATTAGCACCAAGGCTGTCGGCTCGGACGAGCGCATGGATATTACACACCTCTACAAACACCCTGAAg GCTCAGAGGAGGAACGTATCGCCGTGGAAACAGCCTGCAGCTATGGCTCCAAAGCAGCGGCTTACTCCTCCCCCACAGCACAGGACGTCTCTGTGGAGGTGACCATGGACGGAGAAGGTCCCAGAATGGGACAAGATGCAGAGCTGACCATCATTATGAgaaacagcagctcagaggaaCGTAAGGTGATGCTGCACAGCCAGGTGGCCGTCATGTACTACACCGGAGTCCACAAGGCCACCGTCAGGAGGGACAAGACGGACGTGGACCTGCTGCCCAACGAAA AAAAGATCTTAGAGTGGACCCTGGACTACAAAGACTACAAAGACCAGCTGATCGACCAGGCTGCTCTGATGCTGACTCTGTCAGGCCGCGTCCAAGAGACCCAGCAGGTCCTCGCCACGCAGTTCAGCTTCCGGCTCAGGACCCCAGACCTCACCGTAAAG cTGCTGGGGAAGGCCGTGATCGGAGAAAAGATGGCAGCAGAGATTTCATTCACTAATCCGCTGCCTCAGGTGctgaaaaacgtttttttccaCATGGAGGGACTCGGCCTTCTCACCGCTCGGAAGATTCATTACGG AGATATCGCCAGTCGTGCGTCCATCATTCTGACAGAGCACTTCGTCCCCTCGCTGCCCGAGACGAGGAAATTACTGGCATCTCTGGACTGTAAGCAGCTCACACAAGTTCACGGTGTGAGCGACATCACGGTGGAGGAGAAGAGTTAA